The following nucleotide sequence is from Fructobacillus americanaquae.
GCCAAAATCGCTCAAACAAGCGGTTTCTCTCTCCTGCCACTTGAACGCTACAACGATCAACGCTTCTCAAAAGAAGAGCGGCAAAAGCACATCGAAGCGGCACTCAAGCTGATTGTACCGGGTGATACCGTGGTCCACCAATTTCCAACCTACATGAGTGCTGATTTTGAAGCCGAATGGTTGACAGCTATTCAAGACAAAAAAGCTAATTATGCCTTATTAATTCACGATTTCGAACCATTCCGAGTAACAAAAGCTGACCCGACAGAATTCGCTTTGGCACAAAAGGCCAATCTCATCATCACCCATTCACAGGCAATGAGCGAATCCTTAGCAAAAATGGGTGTTAATCAAGCTACAATTGTTCAACTCCTCTTTGACTATTTGGGTCCTAATCCACCCCTTGCCAGTTATCAAAAAATTCTAAATTATGCCGGTACTTGGCAAAAAGCCCCCTGGTTACAAGATTACCAAGGGCCAGCACTAAAGTTATTTGGCAACCGGCCTAAAAAATGGCGTGATTGGCAGATGCCAGCTGACATTCAATGGGCTGGCAACTTTGAACCTGACGACATTCAAAACCACTTAAGTGCTGGGTTTGGATTGCTTTGGGATAGCGACTTTAATACCCGCCACTATCAAAGCTACACGAAAATCAATGCCCCACATAAGGCCAGTCTCTATCTCAAGGCTGGGTTACCAATCATTGCCTGGCAAGAAAGCCAGATTGGCCGGTTAATTGACCGCTACCAGATTGGCTTTACTATCAAAGATTTAAGCGAACTAGAGGCGCGAATGAAAACCATCACGGCCGATCAGTATCAAAATTGGCAAACGAACCTCTTGCCACTGCGAGAACAGGTCAGCCAGGGGGCCTTTACCAAAAAAACACTCAAAGGCGTCACTGATTTTTTTCATAAAAACTAGTCAATTGACCATTAGCACATAAAAAGCACCGCGAAGCGACCGTTTGACTTGGTCGGTTGCAGTGCTCTTTTTTTATACACCAAAGATTTTAGCTACTTGCGCTTGAACTTTGTTCAAGTAAGTTTCCTGGTCAGCCTCAGATTGAGCAAATTTTTCGTCGTCAATTTTTTGGCCATCAAGGATCAAGGCATCAGCCATCAGTGCTGTTGCGTCGGCATAGTCTTGGTAAGCTTTCGCCAACGTCTTGTGGGCACCCATAAAACGAACGGGGACAGTCAAGGCGGCTAAAGTCTTTGCGTTTTCTTGGTAAACAGCCACAGCATCATCAAATTCCGCCTTTACTTCGGCAAAATCAGCCTTAGGCATGTCAGCGACTGCTGACTCTTGCTTAGCTGAGTCCAACTTAACGAAAAATGGTGAAACGCTGTCAGCTCTTTCCTGTGTCTTAGTCAAAACATCTTGAAGTGCTTGAAGATAATACTGTAATTGCTTGGGGTTAAATTTGGCCACTATACTTTATCCTTTATTGAAAAATTGTCGTTGTACCCATTTTACCAGTTCGACAATCACAATGATAGAAAAAGCTGCTAGGACAACCGTCAACCACTGGTGACTGTCAAGGTAAGTCACGTGGAAGATTGGGTTCAATGGCTTGATAAAGACAACGGCCATCATGGCAAAGAGTGAGAAAACTAAGGCCCAGTTGAAGAACTTATTAGCAAAGGCCTGTGGTCCCAACTCTGATTGGTAAACACTCTTTACATTAATGGCATTAAACATCTGCATCAACCCTAAGGTCATAAAGGCCATCGTCAAGGCATCCCCGTGAATCAATTCTGATCCCTGGTGCTCTGGGAAGGCCAAGGCAATGCCATAAACCGCCAAAACAAGGATGGCTTGCATAGTTCCCTGCCAAATAATGGCTGGGCCGACACCGCCAGACAAGAAGTTAGCAGTTTTACCACGTGGCTTCTGTGACATCACGCCCTTCTGGGCTGGTTCCAATCCCAGTGCAATCGCTGGCAAGGTATCGGTTACCAAGTTGATCCACAGGATCATAACAGGCGCCAACACTTCCCAACCAAGTAATGTCATCATAAAGATGGCAATCACTTCGGCCAAGTTCGATGCCAGCAAGTACTGCAAGGCCTTTTGAATATTGGCAAAAACCTTTCGACCTTCCTTCACAGCCGCAACAATTGTTGAGAAATTATCATCGGCCAAAACCATATCGGCCGCTTCCTTAGACACTTCCGTTCCGGTAATACCCATGGCAACGCCGATATCGGCAGTTTTCAAGGCCGGCGCATCGTTCACACCGTCTCCGGTCATGGCCACGACCTTGCCCTTACCTTGCCAGGCTTGAACAATCTTAACCTTGTGGGCTGGTGCAACTCGGGCATAGACGCGCACATCCTTAACCCGATCTTGGAAGGCCTCTTCCGACATTTCATCTAATTCGGCGCCAGTCATAACCGCCTTGGTACGGTCATCTTCCTCCGTTAAGATGCCCAAACGACCGGCAATAGCAGCAGCAGTCTTAGGGTGGTCACCCGTGATCATAATCGGTTGGATGCCGGCCTTCTTTGCTTCAAAAACGGCACCCTTGACTTCGGGACGTTCCGGATCAATCATGGCAATTAAACCAACCAAGATTAAGTCCTTTTCCACCACATCTGCCTGCGGATTGTCAGGCACTGCATTCAAATCCTTGTAGGCAAAGGCCAAGACCCGGAGAGCCTGGTCAGCTAACTCAGCATTGATGTCTTGATATTTGGCCAAATCAGCCTCAGTCACGGGTCTGATTTTACCGTGATCTAAGACCTGACTGACTCGAGCCAAAATCGAATCCGGCGCTCCCTTAACAGTTGCCTCGTAACCTTTAGCAACTGGATGAATAGTCGTCATCAATTTACGTTCGGAATCAAATGGAATTTCACTGACCCGAGGCATTTGAGCCAACGTGTCCGTATAGGCTGGACGGTACTTTTTATTAAAGGCAATCAAGGCTGTTTCGGTTGGATCCCCAACCAAGCCATCATCAATTTCCTTTGTATCGTTATTCAAAGCCAGTAAGTCGGCCAATTTCAACAAATCCGGGTTGACTTGGTCGGCTTCAAAAGGATTTTCAGCCTGCAAATCAACGATTTCCCCAGCCAAGACCAACTTTTCAACGGTCATCTTATTTTGGGTCAAGGTCCCAGTCTTATCGGAACCAATGATATCCGTTGAGCCCAAAGTTTCAACAGCGGGCAACTTCCGGACCAAGGCAGCCTTCTTGGCCATCCGGGCTGTTCCCAAGGCCAAAGTAACCGTCACGATGGCTGGCAATCCTTCAGGAATGGCTGCAACGGCCAAAGAGATTGAAGTCAAAATCAAGTCAATCACTTTGGCGTCTTGGGTAAAGTAACCGACCACGAATGTCAAAGTGGCAATCGCCAAGATTAAATAAGTCAAGATTCGACCCAGTTGCGCCAAATTTTCTTGCAGTGGTGACTTGGTTTCATCCGTTGACTGGAGGGATTTTGCAATTTGACCAACTTGGGTCTGCATGCCGGTCGCAATCACGATACCGGTTGCTTTTCCATAGGTCACATTAGCGTTCATAAAAGCTAAGTTTGCTTGATCACCCAACGGCAAGTTTTCGCCAGTCAAGACGGCATCCGTCTTTTCGACTGGCACTGACTCGCCAGTCAAAGTTGATTCTTCCACCTGTAAGTTAGCGACAGAAACCAAACGCAAATCAGCTGGGACAACGTCCCCGGCTTCCAGGTACACGAGGTCACCCACGACTAAATCAGGGGCAAGTACTTCCTGGTCACGACCAGCACGTACCACTCTAGCCTTTGGTGTCGCCAAAGCCTTTAAAGCCTCGATGGCCCCTTCGGCCTTGCTTTCTTGAAAGACACCGAAAACGGCGTTAATAATCACGATGGCCAAAATAAAGGCGGCATCAGTTGTTTCCCCCGTAAAGGCGGCGACTAAGGCAGCAGCCAATAGGATTCCAATCATTAAATCCTTAAATTGGTCAACAAACTTTTGAAAAAGACTACGCTTTTTCTTTGCAACCAGGGCATTGGGTCCATCCTTTGCCAAACGGTCGCGAACTTGTTCTTCGGTTAAACCAGTTTGAGCATTTGTCTTGAGCTCGCTGGTCAAATCAGTGACATCAATTTGATATGGTTGTTTTGCCACAATTCTCTCCTTTTCTTACTACTCTCTTTTTTATCTGGTCTGGGTAAAAGAAAAAGACCCATACCAAACGCAAAAAAGCGTCATGGTATGAGTCTCACTGTTTAAGGCTGAGCCGGTGCGATAAAGCTTGCACGATATAAAACATTACTGTTTTGCTTTGACGGTTATCAGCCACGAACATTTCGTCAGTTACTCCCTCAGAAATTATATTATGTTTTCAGTATAACAGAATTTTTACAGCTGTATAGTAATTTTTGCTATTTCTAAATGAATTTAAAACATTAGAACTGTGCTTTCCTTGCCACAATGCATCAACAACATTTTGCTAGTGCCAACAAGTAAGATAAAATAGAGAATAATGACAAATGAGCCCCATATTAACTGGCACGAAAAGTGACGGTTAAAAAACTAATTTTTCTCGTCCAATTAAGCGAAAGAATCAAAGCACCGTTAACAGCGCTAATTTTTCATTTCTCAACTCGAACATTCAAAAGCCATCGTTAATCAGGAAAACAAATGACAAAAACAAGTATCATGTGGTTTCGCAGGGACCTGCGGCTCACCGACAACCAGGCATTACAGGCCGCCATACAAAATAGCGATCAGGTCATCTTGATCTTTATTATTGACCCACAGCAAGTTCAAAACGATGCAAGCGTCAACCAAAGTGCCTTTTTTGCTAGTGTCTTACATTTTAAAGAGTCCCTTGCCAAAGACAATCTCACCCTCTTAATTCAAACTGGTTCAGTGATTGATATTGTCACAGAAATCAAAGCAAAAGTCCCTTCAGTCGGCGACATCTACCTGAATTTCGATGAGCGTGGTTACGGTCGCAAAAGGGACCAGCAAACCATCCGCTACCTTTCACAAAAACTTGGTATCGTTGCCCACCCCTTTTTGGACTTTACGCTAACCAGCGCTTCAGCAATCAAAAAGCAAGACGGAAGCGCCTATCAAATCTTTACCCCCTACTATAAAAAATGGCTAACCTCTAAAAAAGATCAGCCATTGCCGGCTCTAGCCAGCATTGAAATTAGTCATAAACAGCTGGCAGAACCTTTCACAGACCACCTTGACGACCTCAAAAAGTTAATCAATCAAAACCACAGCTACGCCTACCAAGACAGTCTTGGTGAGCAACAAGCTGCCAACACTTTAGCGGACTTCGTCTCTCACAAATTAGTCTACTACGACCAGAACCGAGACTTTCCAGCCCTCGATGGTACGAGCCATTTATCACGGTACTTAAGAACTGGTGAAATTTCGATCCGAACGGTTTACGATGCGGTCAGCCGAAAACCAGCTAGTCTAGGCAAAGAGACCTTTATCAAGGAACTCTGCTGGCGCGACTTTTATAATATGATTTACACCATTTACCCTGACCAAAAGAACCAGGCTGTGAACACAAAGTTTCAAAACATCCCCTGGATCAACGATGAGGCACAGTTTGAAGCCTGGAAAAACGGCACAACCGGCTTTCCAATTATCGATGCGGCTATGCAGCAATTGAACCAAACTGGTTGGCTTCATAACCGCTTACGAATGATTGTTGCCTCCTTTTTAACCAAGGACTTACTGATTAATTGGACATGGGGCGAGCAATACTTCCAAGAAAAACTAGTCGATTATGATCCTGCTAGCAACATCGGTGGCTGGCAGTGGGCTGCTTCAACCGGCACGGACAGTGTCCCTTATTTTCGCATTTTTAATCCGTTCACCCAGGCCGAAAAATTTGATCCGGATGCTCAATTTATTAAGCAATACATCCCGGCACTGGCTGCTTTGCCAGCCGATAAAATCCACCACATCGACCGCCTGAGCGATGCAGACCAGCAAAAATACCAAGTAATCCTTGGAAAAGATTATCCAAAACCAATCGTCGATCATGCCCTCGCCCGCAAGCGGGCAATCGCTAGCTATAAGAATTTAAATGCATAAAGGGAGAAGGAACCGGTCAGTTGGTTTCTTTTCCTTTTTTAACATATCTTTAATGAGCTAAATCAGCTATGATTTTTCGAACAACGGTTTCTTGGTCAAGACTCACGGCAATAATCCTTTCACCTGCAACCTGTAATAAATCATGGGGTAAAAACCACTTTGCTAAATCAACCTCATTAAAGCCAGGGTTCTTTTTTTCTTGATGTCGCTTGACTGTCTCCTCAAATGGCAAATCATAATAATAAATAAAGCTTTGGTCAGCCTGTTCAATTAGTTCGGACAGCATTTTGCCATATTTCGCAGCTGGGAGAATCCCCTCAATAATTGTGTAACGACAATTTTTAATCCCAAACAAAGCAATCTCCTTGATTAGATTAATTGATAGATTTTTGGGTACATCTTTCACTCTTAGCATTGTCCGGCGGACATAGTCTTGCGGAATTAATAAATTATTTTCACCAAGTTGTTCATGTAATGCATTCGCAGTGACCGTTTTGCCACTACCCGAATTTCCTCGAATCACAATTAACTTTCCCATTTATATTACCTCCATCACCATCTCATTGTTCCCAATATATCAATCAAAGACCACACGCCAATACCATGTCACTTCGAATAAAGCAGAGCCATTGCAATATCATTTTGTTAATACTATCAGCAATGTTTTTAATATAATAGTTCTAAACAAGGGCTAATTTAGCACTTTTAATAAAATTTTTATCATTTTTGTTGACAAGGAAGCGAACATCTTGTAGTATAGACACATCATATCAAACAAGTTGATCAGGAAAGTAAAAAGTACCCTTAGCCTAGAGACTTACCGGTTGGTGCAAGGTAAGGTAAGGAAGCTTTTGAAAATGACCTGTGATTGGCAACTACGACTCGGTTTACCGTTAGTAGTTGACGGATTGGCCCTCGTTACTTGGGCACACCATTCGGCTAGGATCATTCCCCGGGGCCCGATGGTTAGTGAGCAGCCTCGAGGTAACTTTGGGCAAAAACTCAGAATGGTAACGCGAAAGTCGCTTCTGTCTTAAATCTTAAAGATAGAAGTGGCTTTTTTTGTTGCTAAAATTAAAATCAAGACATCAGAATAAAAGGAGATAATAGCAAAAAATGTCAAAAAAAGGTTGGTTGATTTCTGGTATCGCAGTTGTCGCAGTCGCAGCACTAGCTTATACAAGCTTCGGCAATCACGGTACGAGTAGTAATAAAACGGTGACAGTCGGCATTATGTCAGCGAACAAAGATGACGATGATATTTGGAAGAGCGTTGCCCAAACGGCTAAGGATAAGTACGGTATAACGATTAAGTTCAAGCAGTTCTCCGATTACTCACAGCCAAACAAGGCTTTGCAAAACGGCGACATTGATTTGAACTCTTTCCAGCACTACGCCTTCTTAGATGCTTATAACCAAAAGAACGGCAACGAATTAACCTCAATCGGTGAAACCGCCATTAGCCCAATCCGATTATATTCCAACACATACAAGAATGTCAGCGACTTTAAAAATGGTGACACCATTGTCGTTCCAAATGACCCATCAAACGAAAGTCGGGCCCTTTACCTCTTAAAGTACGCTGGGTTAATTGAGTTGAAATCAGGATTGACGCTCGCAACAACTAAGGACATCACCGCAAATCCAAAGGATTTGAAGATTAAGGAAGTTTCCGCCGATCAAACTGCTCGCAACCTTCCTGACGTTCAAGGCGCCGTCATCAATGGTAATTATGCCCAGTCAGCTGGCCTAAAGTACCAGGATGCCATCTTCGTGGAACCTTTGAACAAGGATTCACACCAGTGGGTCAACATCATCGTTGCCCAAAAGAAGAACAAGAACAAGAAAATTTACCAAGACGTTGTCAAGGCTTACCAAACAAGCAAGACCAAGCAATTGATCAAGGAAAAGTATGGTGAATCAGAAGTTGCCGCTTGGGACAAGCAATTTAATTAAAATGATTCGATAATATAGGAAAGAGAGAAAAATATTATGAGTGCAAAAAAGACGATTATTGGAATTGTAGCCGCCGCAGCCATTGTCGGCATTGGTTACTTCAGTTTCTTTAACCACGGTAGCCAGGGTGACAAAGTGGTTAAGATTGGGGTCATGAACGGTGACAAATCAGAAGACCAAATCTGGGCAGAAGCCGCCAAGACTGCCAAAGATAAGTATGGCATTACTTTGAAGACAGTTAAGTTCTCCGACTACTCACAGCCAAACAAGGCTTTGAGTCACCACGACATCGACTTGAACGCCTTCCAAAACTACCCATTCTTGGAAAACTGGAATAAAGCTAACAAAACGGGCATTGTTTCAATCGGTGACACCTGGACAACACCATTACGTTTATATTCAGACAAGTATAAGTCAATCCAAGACATCCCTGATGGTAGCCAAATCGCCGTTGCCAACGATGTGACGAACGAAAACCGGGGTATCCACCTCTTGGCTGAAGCTGGTTTGATCAAGGTCAAGGACACCAACAAGGCCACACCAAACGATATCACCTCAAACCCTAAGAACTTGAAGATTGTCCCAGTCGATGCTTCACAAACTGCAACGTCATTGAAGGACCCTAAGTTTGCCGGCGCTGTGATTAACACGAACTTTGCTAAGTCAGCAGGAATCGACTTCAACACTGCTATCTACGTTGAAGGTTTGAACAAGAACACAACGCAGTTCTTTAACTTCGTTGCGGCCAACAAGTCCGATAAGGATAAGAAAATTTACAAGGACGTTGTCAAGTCTATCCAAACTGCTAAGACCAAGGAATTGGTTCAGAAGAACTACAACGGTGCCGAAATCACTGTTTGGGATTACAAGAAGTAATTCAATCATGCGGGCTTGTCCCGCGTACATATAATGACCACCACGAAAGGAAAATTACTCATGTCAAATCGTCAAGAAGAATACCTCACTTTTTTAAAAGAATTGATTGCCCTCCCCAGTGTTTCAGCAAAGCACGAAAAATTACCCGAAACGGCTGCCCTTCTGGGGCAAGCTTTGGAAAAGCTTGGTGGCCATGTTGAAGTCGACGACAGTTACTTTGCACCGCTGGTCATCGCGCACTTTCACAGTAACCAAGCCGATGCAAAGAACCTCATTATTTATAACCACTATGACGTTCAGCCAGCAGAACCCTTCAATCTTTGGGACCAAGACCCTTGGACTTTAACTGAAAAAGATGGTCATCTGATTGGTCGCGGTGTTGATGACGATAAAGGTAATATCACGGCCCGTTTCACAGCCTTAGCTGAATACTTAGACGAAAACGATGGCCAATTGCCCGTCAACATTACCTTCCTAATTGAAGGTTCCGAAGAAACTGCCTCACAACACTTGGACGATTACTTAGCTAAGCACCCAGAACTAAAAGCTGATTTAATCATCTGGGAGTCCGGTAATAAAGACGACCAGGGACAAATTGAACTTGGTGGTGGTAATAAGGGAATTGTAACTTTCGATGTGACGGCCAAGACAGCCGACAGCGACCTCCATTCCTCGTTAGCAACCGTTGTGGATTCTGCTGCTTGGCGTTTAAGTCAAGGACTGGCGACCCTCTTTGATCCAAAAACTGGACGCATTCAAGTTCCTGGCTTCTATGAGGATGTCATTGCCCCTAACCAGCGAGAAAAGGACTTGGTTGCCGCTCTACCAGGCACCAAGGAAGAATTTGTTAGGGGCCACCAAATCACTGCCCCGCTGTTGACCGACAAGCGTGGAGACGATTGGAAAAAAGCCCTGTACTTCGAACCAAGTATTAATATCGAGGGAATCTCATCTGGCTACGAAGGCCAGGGTGTTAAGACGGTTCTACCAGCGGAAGCAACCGCTAAATTAGAAGCTCGCCTTGTGCCTGGCATGGATCCAGACAAAACCTTAAAACAAATTCAAAACTTTTTGGCCGACCAGGGCTTCGCTGATTTAACAGTCACAAAGACCCTTGGTCAACCAGGCTACCGGTCAGACATGTCGGATCCTGAAATCGAAAAAGTCATTGACTTGGCCAAGGACTTTTATCCCGGTGAACCCGTTGTTTCCCCAACCTCACCAGGGACCGGCCCAATGGCCTATGTCAACAATGCTATCAAGGCCCCCATTATTTCTTTGGGGGTCGGCTACCAAGGCGCCTTAGACCATGCTCCAAATGAAAACATCCGCCTAACTGATTACGAAGACAACATAAAATTTGTTAAACTAATCATTGGTAGTTATGCTAATCACTAGCAGCAAACAGAAAGGAAAGTGCGTAAGCACCAGAATTTATCAATGACGAATCCAATTATTTCTTTAAAAAATATTGATGTGACCTTCCAACAAAAGAAGCGAACCATTGAGGCGGTTAAAAACGTTTCCATTGACGTGAACCGCGGAGATGTCTTCGGAATTGTTGGTTATTCCGGAGCTGGTAAGTCCACTTTGGTCCGGGTGATTAACCTGCTCCAGGTTCCAACGAATGGCCGGGTCATCGTTAATGGCGAAACATTCTTTGACAATCAAGGTACTGGTAAAACCGGTGTCCAAATTAAGGCAAATGAGCTGCGCGACCGTCGCCGCAAGATTGGCATGATTTTTCAACACTTTAACTTACTCAACGAGCGTACGGTAGCCGAAAACGTTGCCTTCGCCTTGCAGCACAGCCCATTAAAGGCCGACGAAAAGAAGGCAAAGGTTGCTGAATTGCTTGAACTAGTCGAATTGACTGATCGAGCCGACCAGTTCCCTGCTCAACTTTCAGGTGGGCAAAAGCAACGTGTCGCCATTGCTCGTGCCTTAGCCAATGATCCTGAAATTTTGATTTCAGATGAAGCAACCTCTGCCTTGGATCCAAAGACAACCAACCAAATTTTGGCCCTCTTGAAGAAATTAAACCAGCAATACAACTTGACCATTCTTTTGATTACCCACGAAATGGATGCGGTCAAGGAAGTCGCCAACAAGGTTGCGGTAATGCAAGATGGTCAAGTCCTGGAAGAAGGTTCAACTTTGGATATCTTTACTAAGCCACAGGCCGCCTTAACGAAAGAATTTATTGAAACCGCCACAAACCAGGACAAGGCTTTGGCAACGATTGGTGAATCGGATGCCATTACATCCTTAAACGACAACGAAATTTTTGCCCGTCTAACTTACTCTGGTAACAGTACAAATGAACCATTGATTACCACCCTTTATCAGAAGTATGAAGTTGTCGCCAACATCTTGTACGGTAACGTTGAGATTCTCCAAGGAACTGAAGTTGGTTCTCTGTTAGTCATCCTCTCTGGCTCAGCCAACGGTTTGGCTGCCGGCTTGCAGTCCTTAAAAGACCAAGGCGTTACTGTTGATATCTTGAAAGGAAAGGAAAGCAAGCATGAGTAATTGGTTTTCACAAACATTTCCAAACGTCGTTTATCAAGGCTGGTCTGGTGATACTGGTTGGTTAACAGCGATTAACCAAACAATCTTTATGACCTTCTGGTCTGCTATCTTCGGGGGTCTCTTGGGCTTAATCTTTGGTTTTGGCCTCGTTGTGACAAGTCCTCGTGGCATTACCCCCAACAAGGTTCTTTTCTGGATTTTTGATAAGATTGTTTCGATTTTCCGAGCAATTCCATTCATTATCCTTTTGGCCTTCATTGCCCCCGTTACAAAAACCATTGTTGGAACGCAAATTGGTTCTACTGCCGCTTTGGTCCCATTGTCATTGGGCGTCTTCCCCTTCTACGCCCGGCAGGTTCAGGTTGCCTTGACTGAAGTTGATGCCGGGATTGTCGAAGCTGCCCAGGCCGTTGGAGCTTCCTTTAGCGAAATCGTCTTTGGCGTCTACCTCCGCGAAGGTCGGTCCGAGTTGATTCGGGTGTCAACGGTGACGTTGATTTCCTTGATTGGATTAACAGCCATGGCCGGTGCCATCGGTGCCGGTGGTCTTGGAAACATGGCGATTGCTTACGGTTACAACCGTTTCGCCAATGACACGACCTTAGTGGCCACTTTCTTGGTTCTTGTCCTCGTCTTGATTGTCCAAGTCGTGGGTGACTACCTGGCTAAGCGCTATAACCACAAATAAAAAATCAGTACAAAAGG
It contains:
- a CDS encoding chemotaxis protein — protein: MAKFNPKQLQYYLQALQDVLTKTQERADSVSPFFVKLDSAKQESAVADMPKADFAEVKAEFDDAVAVYQENAKTLAALTVPVRFMGAHKTLAKAYQDYADATALMADALILDGQKIDDEKFAQSEADQETYLNKVQAQVAKIFGV
- a CDS encoding beta-1,6-galactofuranosyltransferase, whose amino-acid sequence is MTNWITQTIEPWMPKGALKAKDDYAKIAQTSGFSLLPLERYNDQRFSKEERQKHIEAALKLIVPGDTVVHQFPTYMSADFEAEWLTAIQDKKANYALLIHDFEPFRVTKADPTEFALAQKANLIITHSQAMSESLAKMGVNQATIVQLLFDYLGPNPPLASYQKILNYAGTWQKAPWLQDYQGPALKLFGNRPKKWRDWQMPADIQWAGNFEPDDIQNHLSAGFGLLWDSDFNTRHYQSYTKINAPHKASLYLKAGLPIIAWQESQIGRLIDRYQIGFTIKDLSELEARMKTITADQYQNWQTNLLPLREQVSQGAFTKKTLKGVTDFFHKN
- a CDS encoding adenylyl-sulfate kinase; amino-acid sequence: MGKLIVIRGNSGSGKTVTANALHEQLGENNLLIPQDYVRRTMLRVKDVPKNLSINLIKEIALFGIKNCRYTIIEGILPAAKYGKMLSELIEQADQSFIYYYDLPFEETVKRHQEKKNPGFNEVDLAKWFLPHDLLQVAGERIIAVSLDQETVVRKIIADLAH
- a CDS encoding cryptochrome/photolyase family protein; translation: MTKTSIMWFRRDLRLTDNQALQAAIQNSDQVILIFIIDPQQVQNDASVNQSAFFASVLHFKESLAKDNLTLLIQTGSVIDIVTEIKAKVPSVGDIYLNFDERGYGRKRDQQTIRYLSQKLGIVAHPFLDFTLTSASAIKKQDGSAYQIFTPYYKKWLTSKKDQPLPALASIEISHKQLAEPFTDHLDDLKKLINQNHSYAYQDSLGEQQAANTLADFVSHKLVYYDQNRDFPALDGTSHLSRYLRTGEISIRTVYDAVSRKPASLGKETFIKELCWRDFYNMIYTIYPDQKNQAVNTKFQNIPWINDEAQFEAWKNGTTGFPIIDAAMQQLNQTGWLHNRLRMIVASFLTKDLLINWTWGEQYFQEKLVDYDPASNIGGWQWAASTGTDSVPYFRIFNPFTQAEKFDPDAQFIKQYIPALAALPADKIHHIDRLSDADQQKYQVILGKDYPKPIVDHALARKRAIASYKNLNA
- a CDS encoding M20/M25/M40 family metallo-hydrolase, with the protein product MSNRQEEYLTFLKELIALPSVSAKHEKLPETAALLGQALEKLGGHVEVDDSYFAPLVIAHFHSNQADAKNLIIYNHYDVQPAEPFNLWDQDPWTLTEKDGHLIGRGVDDDKGNITARFTALAEYLDENDGQLPVNITFLIEGSEETASQHLDDYLAKHPELKADLIIWESGNKDDQGQIELGGGNKGIVTFDVTAKTADSDLHSSLATVVDSAAWRLSQGLATLFDPKTGRIQVPGFYEDVIAPNQREKDLVAALPGTKEEFVRGHQITAPLLTDKRGDDWKKALYFEPSINIEGISSGYEGQGVKTVLPAEATAKLEARLVPGMDPDKTLKQIQNFLADQGFADLTVTKTLGQPGYRSDMSDPEIEKVIDLAKDFYPGEPVVSPTSPGTGPMAYVNNAIKAPIISLGVGYQGALDHAPNENIRLTDYEDNIKFVKLIIGSYANH
- a CDS encoding MetQ/NlpA family ABC transporter substrate-binding protein: MSAKKTIIGIVAAAAIVGIGYFSFFNHGSQGDKVVKIGVMNGDKSEDQIWAEAAKTAKDKYGITLKTVKFSDYSQPNKALSHHDIDLNAFQNYPFLENWNKANKTGIVSIGDTWTTPLRLYSDKYKSIQDIPDGSQIAVANDVTNENRGIHLLAEAGLIKVKDTNKATPNDITSNPKNLKIVPVDASQTATSLKDPKFAGAVINTNFAKSAGIDFNTAIYVEGLNKNTTQFFNFVAANKSDKDKKIYKDVVKSIQTAKTKELVQKNYNGAEITVWDYKK
- a CDS encoding cation-translocating P-type ATPase, whose product is MAKQPYQIDVTDLTSELKTNAQTGLTEEQVRDRLAKDGPNALVAKKKRSLFQKFVDQFKDLMIGILLAAALVAAFTGETTDAAFILAIVIINAVFGVFQESKAEGAIEALKALATPKARVVRAGRDQEVLAPDLVVGDLVYLEAGDVVPADLRLVSVANLQVEESTLTGESVPVEKTDAVLTGENLPLGDQANLAFMNANVTYGKATGIVIATGMQTQVGQIAKSLQSTDETKSPLQENLAQLGRILTYLILAIATLTFVVGYFTQDAKVIDLILTSISLAVAAIPEGLPAIVTVTLALGTARMAKKAALVRKLPAVETLGSTDIIGSDKTGTLTQNKMTVEKLVLAGEIVDLQAENPFEADQVNPDLLKLADLLALNNDTKEIDDGLVGDPTETALIAFNKKYRPAYTDTLAQMPRVSEIPFDSERKLMTTIHPVAKGYEATVKGAPDSILARVSQVLDHGKIRPVTEADLAKYQDINAELADQALRVLAFAYKDLNAVPDNPQADVVEKDLILVGLIAMIDPERPEVKGAVFEAKKAGIQPIMITGDHPKTAAAIAGRLGILTEEDDRTKAVMTGAELDEMSEEAFQDRVKDVRVYARVAPAHKVKIVQAWQGKGKVVAMTGDGVNDAPALKTADIGVAMGITGTEVSKEAADMVLADDNFSTIVAAVKEGRKVFANIQKALQYLLASNLAEVIAIFMMTLLGWEVLAPVMILWINLVTDTLPAIALGLEPAQKGVMSQKPRGKTANFLSGGVGPAIIWQGTMQAILVLAVYGIALAFPEHQGSELIHGDALTMAFMTLGLMQMFNAINVKSVYQSELGPQAFANKFFNWALVFSLFAMMAVVFIKPLNPIFHVTYLDSHQWLTVVLAAFSIIVIVELVKWVQRQFFNKG
- a CDS encoding MetQ/NlpA family ABC transporter substrate-binding protein encodes the protein MSKKGWLISGIAVVAVAALAYTSFGNHGTSSNKTVTVGIMSANKDDDDIWKSVAQTAKDKYGITIKFKQFSDYSQPNKALQNGDIDLNSFQHYAFLDAYNQKNGNELTSIGETAISPIRLYSNTYKNVSDFKNGDTIVVPNDPSNESRALYLLKYAGLIELKSGLTLATTKDITANPKDLKIKEVSADQTARNLPDVQGAVINGNYAQSAGLKYQDAIFVEPLNKDSHQWVNIIVAQKKNKNKKIYQDVVKAYQTSKTKQLIKEKYGESEVAAWDKQFN